The following proteins are encoded in a genomic region of Drosophila bipectinata strain 14024-0381.07 chromosome XL, DbipHiC1v2, whole genome shotgun sequence:
- the Cdc42 gene encoding cdc42 homolog, whose amino-acid sequence MQTIKCVVVGDGAVGKTCLLISYTTNKFPSEYVPTVFDNYAVTVMIGGEPYTLGLFDTAGQEDYDRLRPLSYPQTDVFLVCFSVVSPSSFENVKEKWVPEITHHCQKTPFLLVGTQIDLRDETSTLEKLAKNKQKPITMEQGEKLAKELKAVKYVECSALTQKGLKNVFDEAILAALEPPEPTKKRRCKFL is encoded by the exons ATGCAAACCATCAAGTGTGTGGTCGTCGGTGACGGAGCCGTGGGCAAGACCTGTCTGCTCATCTCCTACACAACCAACAAATTCCCCTCGGAGTACGTGCCCACGGTGTTCGACAACTATGCGGTGACGGTTATGATTGGCGGAGAGCCCTATACACTTGGCCTATTCGATACGGCTGGTCAGGAGGATTACGATCGGCTGCGTCCTCTTTCATACCCCCAGACGGATGTCTTCCTTGTCTGCTTCTCAGTAGTCAGTCCAAGTTCCTTTGAGAACGTTAAGGAGAAG TGGGTGCCGGAGATCACACACCATTGTCAGAAGACGCCGTTCCTGCTGGTGGGCACACAGATCGATTTGCGTGACGAGACCAGCACGCTGGAGAAACTGGCCAAGAATAAGCAAAAGCCTATCACCATGGAGCAGGGTGAGAAGCTGGCCAAGGAGCTAAAAGCAGTCAAGTATGTGGAGTGTTCGGCTCTGACGCAGAAGGGCCTCAAAAACGTTTTCGACGAGGCCATTCTGGCCGCTCTGGAGCCACCAGAACCTACCAAGAAGAGGAGGTGCAAATTCTTATAA
- the LOC108119454 gene encoding uncharacterized protein yields MAGYIKTRKRSREDDLPCESTPLSKRINNLHLNYDDGNSSSSSSCSIPPLGNSDNNNYLLTGTVPAVSGGATERVFEYNPELGAEQNPYYYEKNKMLYDLHVERVKRSSQ; encoded by the exons ATGGCTGGATATATAAAGACGAG GAAACGCAGCCGGGAAGATGACCTGCCATGTGAGTCTACACCTCTCTCGAAACGCATAAACAATCTTCATCTAAACTATGATGATggaaacagcagcagcagtagcagctgTAGCATTCCGCCCCTGGGCAACAGTGATAACAACAACTACCTGCTTACAGGAACAGTCCCAGCCGTGTCTGGTGGAGCCACCGAGCGTGTTTTTGAATACAATCCAGAGCTGGGGGCAGAGCAAAATCCATATTACTACGAAAAGAACAAAATGCTGTATGACTTGCATGTTGAGCGTGTTAAGCGCAGCAGTCAGTAG
- the Mer gene encoding moesin/ezrin/radixin homolog 2: protein MSPFGSKKNRSLAVRVSTFDSELEFKLEPRASGQDLFDLVCRTIGLRESWYFGLQYVDTRSNVSWLKMDKRVRDQRVDLQANNNTYVFSFYAKFFPENVSEELIQEITQHLFFLQVKQSILSMDIYCRPEASVLLASYAVHVQYGPYDYETYKDGMLAGGELLPKGVTDQYQMTPEMWEERIKTWYMDHEPMTRDEVEMEYLKIAQDLDMYGVNYFPITNKNKTKLWLGVTAVGLNIYDEQNKLTPKTTFQWNEIRHVSFDDKKFTIRLVDAKVQNFIFYSQDLHINKMILDLCEGNHDLYMRRRKSDTMEIQQMKAQAKEEKQRRHIERKKFIREKKLREKAEHERYELEKSLEHLQNEMRMANDALRRSEETKELYFEKSRVNEEQMQLTECKANHFKTEMDRLRERQMKIEREKHDLEKKIRDADFYVHQLTVENDKREAETEKLRKELICAKMAEREATALLLNFLNSGRKSSTDSLLAAANVHVSQSNNAASSLAAVSTPSLATSSSTNDIDTAGGAELTTHYLAQGDNSSGISDDFEPKEFILTDNEMEQITNEMERSHLEYLRKSKKQVQNQLQTLRSEIAPHKIEENQSNLDILSEAQLKAGENKYSTLKKLKSGCTKARVAFFEEL, encoded by the exons ATGAGTCCGTTCGGCTCCAAAAAGAACCGATCGCTCGCGGTGCGGGTGAGCACCTTTGACTCGGAGCTGGAGTTCAAGCTGGAGCCACGGGCATCGGGACAGGACCTGTTCGATCTTGTGTGCCGCACCATCGGGCTGCGCGAGTCCTGGTACTTTGGCCTGCAGTATGTGGACACGCGCAGCAACGTCTCCTGGCTCAAGATGGACAAGCGGGTGCGGGATCAACGCGTCGACCTCCAGGCCAACAATAACACTTATGTGTTCAGCTTCTACGCCAAGTTCTTTCCGGAAAACGTCAGCGAGGAGCTGATCCAGGAGATCACACAGCACCTATTCTTCCTGCAGGTCAAACAGAGCATACTCTCCATGGACATCTACTGCCGTCCGGAGGCGTCCGTGCTGCTCGCCTCCTATGCCGTGCACGTACAGTACGGCCCCTACGACTACGAGACCTACAAGGACGGCATGCTGGCCGGCGGCGAGCTCCTGCCCAAGGGCGTTACAGACCAGTACCAGATGACGCCCGAGATGTGGGAGGAGCGCATTAAAACATG GTATATGGACCATGAGCCAATGACGCGAGACGAGGTGGAGATGGAATACTTGAAGATAGCTCAGGATCTAGACATGTACGGAGTCAACTACTTTCCTATAACA AACAAGAACAAAACCAAATTGTGGCTTGGAGTCACCGCCGTGGGCCTGAACATCTACGACGAGCAGAACAAGCTAACGCCAAAGACAACGTTCCAATGGAATGAGATTCGGCATGTCAGCTTCGATGATAAGAAGTTCACTATTCGCCTGGTGGACGCCAAGGTCCAAAACTTTATATTCTACTCCCAGGATCTGCACATAAACAAAATG ATTTTGGATCTATGTGAGGGCAACCACGACCTGTATATGAGACGTCGCAAGTCCGACACCATGGAGATCCAACAAATGAAAGCCCAGGCCAAGGAGGAGAAGCAACGGCGCCACATCGAGCGCAAGAAGTTCATCAGGGAGAAAAAGTTGCGCGAGAAGGCGGAGCACGAGCGCTACGAACTGGAGAAGAGCCTGGAGCACTTGCAGAACGAGATGCGCATGGCCAACGATGCGCTG CGCCGTTCGGAGGAAACCAAGGAGCTGTATTTCGAAAAGAGCCGCGTTAACGAGGAGCAGATGCAGCTCACGGAGTGCAAAGCCAATCATTTCAAGACGGAAATGGACAGGCTGCGCGAGCGCCAAATGAAGATCGAGCGGGAGAAGCACGACCTGGAGAAGAAAATCCGGGACGCCGACTTCTATGTCCATCAGCTGACGGTGGAGAACGATAAGCGCGAAGCGGAGACGGAAAAGCTGCGCAAAGAACTCATCTGCGCCAAGATGGCCGAGCGAGAAGCCACCGCCCTCCTGCTCAACTTCCTCAACAGCGGACGAAAGTCCTCCACGGACAGTTTGCTGGCTGCTGCCAACGTCCATGTCTCGCAGTCCAACAACGCAGCGTCTAGTTTGGCCGCAGTCAGTACACCATCGTTGGCTACCAGCAGCTCCACCAATGACATAGATACGGCCGGCGGGGCGGAGCTAACCACCCACTACCTGGCGCAGGGCGACAACTCGAGTGGCATTTCTGATGACTTTGAACCCAAGGAGTTCATACTAACCGACAACGAGATGGAGCAGATCACCAATGAAATGGAGCGCAGCCATCTCGAGTACCTGCGCAAGTCCAAGAAGCAGGTGCAGAACCAACTGCAGACCCTGCGCTCGGAGATAGCTCCGCACAAGATCGAGGAGAACCAGAGTAACCTGGACATACTCAGCGAGGCGCAGCTCAAGGCTGGCGAGAACAAGTACTCGACCCTCAAGAAGCTCAAATCCGGCTGCACCAAGGCGCGTGTAGCCTTCTTCGAGGAGCTGTGA